A portion of the Pseudomonas sp. PSE14 genome contains these proteins:
- the argS gene encoding arginine--tRNA ligase: MKDTIRHLIQQALVSLTEDGTLPAGLTPDIQVENTKDRTHGDFASNIAMMLAKPAGMKPRDLATKLVEALPQSPEVAKVEIAGPGFLNFFQDQAWLAASLDKALADDHIGVRKAGAAQRVVVDLSSPNLAKEMHVGHLRSTIIGDAVSRVLEFLGDTVIRQNHVGDWGTQFGMLLAYLEEQPVDAQAELHDLEVFYRAAKKRFDESPEFADRARELVVKLQANDPKCIALWTRFNDISLSHCQKVYDLLGVKLTMADVKGESAYNDDLANVVADLTAKGLLVESDGALCVFLDEFKNAEGEPLPVIVQKAGGGYLYATTDLAAMRYRHKVLHADRVLYFVDQRQALHFQQVFEVARRAGFVPASMELEHMGFGTMNGADGKPFKTRDGGTVKLIDLLIEAEERAYTLVKGKNPDFSEQDLRQIAHAVGIGAVKYADLSKHRTSDYSFNFDLMLSFEGNSAPYLLFAYTRVASIFRKLGKSYDEVGGKIVLQQPQEIALAAQLAQFADVLNNVAVKGVPHILCAYLYELAGLFSSFYEHCPILTAEDPAQQESRLRLAALTGRTLKQGLELLGLETLERM; encoded by the coding sequence ATGAAAGACACGATTCGCCACCTGATCCAGCAAGCCCTTGTCAGCCTCACCGAAGACGGCACCCTGCCGGCCGGCCTGACGCCCGACATCCAGGTGGAGAACACCAAGGACCGAACCCACGGGGACTTCGCCAGCAACATCGCCATGATGCTGGCCAAGCCGGCCGGCATGAAGCCGCGCGACCTCGCCACCAAGCTGGTCGAGGCGCTGCCGCAGAGCCCGGAAGTGGCCAAGGTCGAGATCGCCGGCCCCGGTTTCCTGAACTTCTTCCAGGACCAGGCCTGGCTCGCCGCCAGCCTCGACAAGGCCCTGGCCGATGACCACATCGGCGTGCGCAAGGCCGGTGCCGCGCAGCGCGTGGTGGTCGACCTGTCCTCGCCGAACCTGGCGAAGGAAATGCACGTTGGCCACCTGCGCTCGACCATCATCGGCGACGCCGTCAGCCGCGTGCTGGAATTCCTCGGCGACACCGTGATCCGCCAGAACCACGTGGGCGACTGGGGCACCCAGTTCGGCATGCTGCTGGCCTACCTGGAAGAACAACCGGTGGACGCCCAGGCCGAACTGCACGACCTGGAAGTCTTCTACCGCGCCGCCAAGAAGCGCTTCGACGAGTCCCCCGAGTTCGCCGACCGCGCCCGTGAGCTGGTGGTGAAGCTGCAGGCCAACGATCCCAAGTGCATCGCCCTGTGGACCCGCTTCAACGACATCTCCCTGTCCCACTGCCAGAAGGTCTACGACCTGCTGGGCGTGAAGCTGACCATGGCCGACGTGAAGGGCGAGAGTGCCTACAACGACGACCTGGCCAACGTGGTTGCCGACCTCACCGCCAAGGGCCTGCTGGTCGAGAGCGACGGCGCCCTGTGCGTGTTCCTCGACGAGTTCAAGAATGCCGAAGGCGAGCCGCTGCCGGTGATCGTGCAGAAGGCCGGCGGCGGTTACCTCTACGCCACCACCGACCTCGCCGCCATGCGCTACCGCCACAAGGTGCTGCACGCCGACCGCGTGCTGTACTTCGTCGACCAGCGCCAGGCCCTGCACTTCCAGCAGGTGTTCGAAGTGGCTCGCCGCGCCGGATTCGTCCCCGCCAGCATGGAGCTGGAGCACATGGGCTTCGGCACCATGAACGGCGCCGACGGCAAGCCGTTCAAGACCCGCGACGGCGGCACCGTGAAGCTGATCGACCTGCTGATCGAGGCCGAGGAGCGCGCCTACACCCTGGTGAAGGGCAAGAATCCCGACTTCAGCGAGCAGGACCTGCGCCAGATCGCCCATGCCGTCGGCATCGGCGCGGTGAAGTACGCCGACCTGTCCAAGCACCGCACCAGCGACTACAGCTTCAACTTCGACCTGATGCTGAGCTTCGAAGGCAACAGCGCGCCGTACCTGCTGTTCGCCTACACCCGCGTGGCGAGCATCTTCCGCAAGCTGGGCAAGAGCTATGACGAAGTGGGCGGCAAGATTGTCCTGCAGCAACCGCAGGAGATCGCCCTGGCCGCGCAACTGGCGCAGTTCGCCGACGTCCTGAACAACGTCGCGGTGAAGGGCGTCCCGCACATCCTCTGCGCCTACCTGTACGAGCTGGCCGGCCTGTTCTCCAGCTTCTACGAACACTGCCCGATCCTCACCGCCGAAGACCCGGCGCAACAGGAAAGCCGCCTGCGCCTTGCCGCGCTGACCGGCCGTACCCTCAAGCAGGGCCTGGAGCTGCTGGGCCTGGAAACCCTGGAGCGCATGTAA
- the phaC gene encoding class II poly(R)-hydroxyalkanoic acid synthase → MREKAEPGNVPVPTEFMNAQSAIVGLRGKDLLSTLRLLAVQGVRQPIHSARHLAAFGKQMGRVLIGDSPLQPNPQDARFQDPSWRLNPIYRRTVQAYLAWQKQLLAWIDESDLDSDDRARARFLLSILSDAASPSNTLLNPLAVKELFNTGGQSLLKGAQHLLDDLMHNGGMPSQVNRNAFEIGHNVATTPGAVVFRNEVLELIQYKPMGEHLHAKPLMIVPPQINKYYIFDLTTEKSFVQYALKNNLQVFMVSWRNPDARHREWGLSTYVSALDEAIEACRSISGSRSVNLMGACSGGLTIAALQGHLQARRQLRKIASATYLVSLLDSQVETPAALFADEQTLESSKRRSYQQGVLDGRDMAKVFAWMRPNDLIWNYWVNNYLLGKEPPAFDILYWNNDNTRLPAALHGDFLDFFKHNPLARPGAMEVNGTAIDLKKVAVDNFHVAGITDHITPWDAVYRSALLLGGESRFILSNSGHIQSILNPPGNPKACYFDNGKLSSDPRAWYYDTQRHEGSWWPLWLEWIQQRSGERRPVSFELGNAEYPAKEDAPGTYVHVR, encoded by the coding sequence ATGCGAGAGAAAGCTGAGCCGGGTAACGTCCCCGTCCCCACCGAGTTCATGAATGCGCAGAGCGCCATCGTCGGCCTGCGCGGCAAGGACCTGCTGTCCACCCTGCGCCTGCTCGCTGTGCAGGGGGTGCGCCAGCCGATCCACTCGGCGCGGCACCTGGCAGCCTTCGGCAAGCAGATGGGCCGGGTGCTGATCGGCGACTCGCCGCTGCAACCCAATCCGCAGGACGCGCGCTTCCAGGACCCGTCCTGGCGCCTCAACCCGATCTACCGGCGCACCGTGCAGGCCTACCTGGCCTGGCAGAAGCAGTTGCTGGCATGGATCGACGAGAGCGACCTGGACAGCGACGACCGCGCCCGCGCGCGCTTTCTGCTGTCGATCCTGTCCGATGCCGCCTCGCCGTCGAACACCCTGCTCAACCCGCTGGCGGTGAAGGAACTGTTCAACACCGGCGGCCAGAGCCTGCTCAAGGGTGCGCAGCACCTGCTCGACGACCTGATGCACAACGGCGGCATGCCCAGCCAGGTCAACCGCAACGCCTTCGAGATCGGCCATAACGTCGCCACCACGCCCGGCGCCGTGGTGTTCCGCAATGAAGTGCTGGAGCTGATCCAGTACAAGCCGATGGGCGAGCACCTGCACGCCAAGCCCCTGATGATCGTGCCGCCGCAGATCAACAAGTACTACATCTTCGACCTGACGACGGAGAAGAGCTTCGTCCAGTACGCCCTGAAGAACAATCTGCAGGTCTTCATGGTCAGCTGGCGCAACCCCGATGCGCGCCACCGCGAGTGGGGCCTGTCGACCTACGTCAGCGCGCTGGACGAAGCCATCGAAGCCTGCCGTTCGATCAGCGGCAGCCGCAGCGTCAACCTGATGGGCGCCTGCTCCGGCGGTCTGACCATCGCTGCGCTGCAGGGGCATCTGCAGGCGCGCCGGCAGCTGCGCAAGATCGCCAGCGCCACCTACCTGGTGAGCCTGCTCGACAGCCAGGTGGAAACCCCCGCCGCACTGTTCGCCGACGAGCAGACCCTGGAAAGCAGCAAGCGCCGCTCCTACCAGCAGGGCGTGCTGGACGGCCGCGACATGGCCAAGGTGTTCGCCTGGATGCGGCCCAACGACCTGATCTGGAATTACTGGGTGAACAACTACCTGCTGGGCAAGGAGCCGCCGGCCTTCGACATCCTCTACTGGAACAACGACAACACCCGCCTGCCGGCCGCGCTGCACGGCGACTTCCTCGACTTCTTCAAGCACAACCCGCTGGCCCGGCCGGGAGCGATGGAAGTCAACGGCACGGCCATCGACCTGAAGAAGGTCGCGGTGGATAACTTCCACGTCGCCGGCATCACCGATCACATCACGCCCTGGGACGCGGTCTATCGCTCGGCCCTGCTGCTGGGCGGCGAGAGCCGCTTCATCCTGTCCAACAGCGGGCACATCCAGAGCATCCTCAACCCGCCGGGCAACCCCAAGGCCTGCTACTTCGACAACGGCAAGCTCAGCTCCGACCCGCGCGCCTGGTACTACGACACCCAGCGCCACGAAGGCAGCTGGTGGCCGCTGTGGCTGGAATGGATACAGCAGCGTTCCGGCGAGCGCCGACCGGTGAGTTTCGAGCTGGGCAACGCCGAGTACCCGGCGAAGGAAGATGCGCCGGGCACCTACGTGCACGTGCGTTGA
- the hslU gene encoding ATP-dependent protease ATPase subunit HslU yields MSMTPREIVHELNRHIIGQEDAKRAVAIALRNRWRRMQLPAELRAEVTPKNILMIGPTGVGKTEIARRLAKLANAPFIKVEATKFTEVGYVGRDVESIIRDLADAAIKMLREQEVQKVKYRAEDAAEERILDALLPPARTGGFGDEPPREDSNTRQLFRKRLREGQLDDKEIDVEVADIPSGVEIMAPPGMEEMTNQLQNLFSNMGKGKRKTRKLKVAEAMKLIRDEEAQRLVNEEDLKARALEAVEQNGIVFIDEIDKIAKRANAGGADVSREGVQRDLLPLIEGCTVNTKLGMVKTDHILFIASGAFHLSKPSDLVPELQGRLPIRVELKALTPSDFERILKEPHASLTEQYTALLNTEGLGIEFAADGIKRLAEIAYQVNEKTENIGARRLHTLLERLLEEVSFDAADLASEHSDKPIVIDAAYVNGHLGELAQDEDLSRYIL; encoded by the coding sequence ATGTCCATGACTCCCCGTGAGATCGTCCACGAACTCAACCGTCACATCATCGGCCAGGAAGACGCCAAGCGCGCCGTGGCCATCGCCCTGCGCAACCGCTGGCGGCGCATGCAGCTGCCCGCCGAGCTGCGCGCCGAGGTGACGCCGAAGAACATCCTGATGATCGGCCCGACCGGCGTCGGCAAGACCGAGATCGCCCGTCGCCTGGCCAAGCTGGCCAACGCCCCCTTCATCAAGGTCGAAGCGACCAAGTTCACCGAGGTCGGCTACGTCGGCCGTGACGTCGAGTCGATCATCCGCGACCTCGCCGATGCCGCGATCAAGATGCTCCGCGAGCAGGAAGTGCAGAAGGTGAAGTACCGCGCCGAAGATGCCGCCGAAGAGCGCATCCTCGACGCCCTGCTGCCGCCGGCGCGCACCGGGGGCTTCGGCGACGAGCCGCCGCGCGAGGATTCCAACACCCGTCAGCTGTTCCGCAAGCGTCTGCGCGAAGGCCAGCTGGACGACAAGGAAATCGACGTCGAAGTGGCCGACATTCCCTCGGGCGTGGAAATCATGGCCCCGCCCGGCATGGAAGAAATGACCAACCAGCTGCAGAACCTCTTCTCCAACATGGGCAAGGGCAAGCGCAAGACCCGCAAGCTGAAGGTCGCCGAGGCCATGAAGCTGATCCGCGACGAGGAAGCCCAGCGCCTGGTCAATGAAGAAGACCTCAAGGCCCGCGCCCTGGAAGCGGTGGAGCAGAACGGCATCGTCTTCATCGACGAGATCGACAAGATCGCCAAGCGTGCCAACGCCGGCGGCGCCGACGTCTCCCGCGAGGGCGTGCAGCGCGACCTGCTGCCGCTGATCGAAGGCTGCACCGTGAACACCAAGCTGGGCATGGTGAAGACCGACCACATCCTGTTCATCGCCTCGGGCGCGTTCCACCTGTCCAAGCCCAGCGACCTGGTGCCGGAACTGCAGGGCCGCCTGCCGATCCGCGTCGAGCTCAAAGCCCTGACCCCGAGCGACTTCGAACGCATCCTCAAGGAGCCGCACGCCTCGTTGACCGAGCAGTACACCGCACTGCTCAACACCGAGGGCCTGGGCATCGAGTTCGCCGCCGACGGCATCAAGCGCCTGGCGGAGATCGCCTACCAGGTCAACGAGAAGACCGAGAACATCGGTGCCCGTCGCCTGCACACCCTGCTCGAACGCCTGCTGGAAGAGGTTTCCTTCGACGCCGCGGACCTGGCCAGCGAGCACAGCGACAAGCCGATCGTGATCGACGCGGCCTACGTCAACGGCCACCTGGGCGAACTGGCCCAGGACGAAGACCTGTCCCGCTACATCCTGTAA
- a CDS encoding DUF971 domain-containing protein — protein MRIPTAIKLHKASKKLSLTYGEQSYDLSAEFLRVHSPSAEVQGHGNPVLQVGKLNVGLSGLEPAGQYALKLTFDDGHDSGLFTWDYLYELCTRQDEMWADYLAQLEKAGKSRDPSESVVKLML, from the coding sequence ATGCGCATTCCCACCGCCATCAAGCTGCACAAGGCCTCGAAGAAGCTTTCGCTGACTTATGGGGAGCAGTCCTACGACCTCTCGGCCGAGTTCCTACGCGTGCACTCCCCTTCGGCGGAGGTGCAGGGGCATGGCAATCCGGTGCTGCAGGTCGGCAAGCTCAATGTCGGCCTATCCGGACTGGAGCCCGCCGGGCAATACGCGCTCAAGCTGACCTTCGACGACGGCCACGACAGCGGCCTGTTCACTTGGGACTACCTCTACGAGCTGTGCACCCGCCAGGACGAGATGTGGGCAGATTACCTGGCGCAGCTGGAGAAAGCAGGCAAGTCGCGCGATCCGTCGGAGTCCGTGGTCAAGCTGATGCTCTGA
- the phaZ gene encoding poly(3-hydroxyalkanoate) depolymerase has protein sequence MKTEPVPPVDAALDDASPQPTATTEVVAGPRRAKTRRSSPEVLPDKAPAAQPFEFRTIELDGQTIRTAVRPGKEHMTPLLIFNGIGANLELVFPFVAALDPDLEVIAFDVPGVGGSSTPNTPYRFPGLAKLAARMLDYLDYGQVTAIGVSWGGALAQQFAHDYPERCKKLILAATAAGAVMVPGKPKVLWRMASPRRYIQPSYGIHIAPDIYGGAFRRDPKLALAFASKARSSGKMGYYWQLFAGLGWTSIHWLHKIRQPTLVLAGDDDPIIPLINMRLIAWRIPNAELHVIDDGHLFLVTRAETVAPIIMKFLQEERQRAIIHPRPFTPKAS, from the coding sequence ATGAAGACAGAACCTGTCCCGCCCGTCGACGCCGCCCTGGACGACGCCTCCCCGCAACCGACAGCGACCACCGAAGTGGTCGCCGGGCCCCGCCGCGCCAAAACCCGGCGCAGCAGCCCGGAGGTGTTGCCGGACAAGGCGCCGGCTGCCCAGCCCTTCGAGTTCCGCACCATCGAACTCGACGGGCAGACCATCCGCACCGCCGTGCGGCCGGGCAAGGAGCACATGACGCCGCTGCTGATCTTCAACGGCATCGGCGCCAACCTGGAACTGGTATTTCCCTTCGTTGCCGCGCTGGACCCGGACCTGGAGGTGATCGCCTTCGACGTCCCCGGCGTCGGCGGCTCGTCCACGCCCAACACGCCGTACCGCTTCCCCGGCCTGGCCAAGCTGGCCGCGCGGATGCTCGACTACCTGGACTACGGCCAGGTGACGGCCATCGGCGTGTCCTGGGGCGGCGCGCTGGCGCAGCAGTTCGCCCATGACTACCCCGAGCGCTGCAAGAAGCTGATCCTCGCCGCCACCGCCGCCGGCGCGGTGATGGTGCCCGGCAAGCCCAAGGTGCTCTGGCGCATGGCCAGTCCGCGCCGCTATATCCAGCCGTCCTACGGCATACATATCGCCCCGGACATCTATGGCGGCGCCTTCCGCCGCGATCCCAAGCTGGCCCTGGCGTTCGCCAGCAAGGCGCGCTCCTCGGGCAAGATGGGCTACTACTGGCAGCTCTTCGCGGGCCTTGGCTGGACCAGCATCCACTGGCTGCACAAGATCCGCCAGCCGACACTGGTCCTGGCTGGCGATGACGACCCGATCATCCCGCTGATCAACATGCGCCTGATCGCCTGGCGCATCCCCAACGCCGAGCTGCACGTGATCGACGACGGCCACCTGTTCCTGGTGACCCGCGCCGAGACCGTGGCGCCGATCATCATGAAGTTCCTCCAGGAGGAGCGGCAGCGCGCAATCATCCACCCGCGACCGTTCACGCCAAAGGCCAGCTAG
- the hslV gene encoding ATP-dependent protease subunit HslV has protein sequence MTTIVSVRRNGKVVMGGDGQVSLGNTVMKGNAKKVRRLYHGEVLAGFAGATADAFTLFERFEQQLEKHQGHLVRAAVELAKDWRTDRSLSRLEAMLAVANKDASLIITGNGDVVEPEHGLIAMGSGGGFAQAAAMALLQKASDDMSAREIAETALNIAGSICVFTNQNLTIEELDSAI, from the coding sequence TTGACCACCATCGTATCTGTCCGCCGTAACGGCAAAGTCGTCATGGGCGGCGACGGCCAGGTTTCCCTGGGCAACACCGTGATGAAAGGCAACGCGAAGAAAGTCCGCCGCCTGTACCACGGTGAAGTGCTGGCCGGCTTCGCCGGCGCCACCGCCGATGCCTTCACCCTCTTCGAACGTTTCGAGCAGCAACTGGAAAAACACCAGGGCCACCTAGTGCGCGCCGCCGTCGAACTGGCCAAGGACTGGCGCACCGACCGCTCCCTGAGCCGACTGGAAGCCATGCTCGCCGTGGCCAACAAGGACGCTTCCCTGATCATCACCGGCAACGGCGACGTGGTCGAACCCGAGCATGGCCTGATCGCCATGGGCTCCGGTGGCGGCTTCGCCCAGGCAGCGGCCATGGCCCTGCTGCAGAAGGCCAGCGACGACATGAGCGCCCGCGAGATCGCCGAGACCGCCCTGAACATCGCCGGCTCCATCTGCGTGTTCACCAACCAGAACCTGACCATCGAGGAGCTCGACAGCGCCATCTGA
- the phaC gene encoding class II poly(R)-hydroxyalkanoic acid synthase, protein MTQKKNNDLPQQAAENTLNLNPVIGIRGKDLLTSARMVLLQAIKQPFHSAKHVTHFGLELKNVLLGKSELKPADDDRRFNDPAWSQNPLYRRYLQTYLAWRKELHSWIGDSDLSAQDISRGQFVINLMTEAMAPTNTLSNPAAVKRFFETGGKSLLDGLTHLAKDLVNNGGMPSQVNMEAFEVGKNLALTEGAVVFRNDVLELIQYKPITESVHERPLLVVPPQINKFYVFDLSPEKSLARFCLRNSVQTFIVSWRNPTKAQREWGLTTYIEALKEAIDVVLAITGSKDLNMLGACSGGITTVTLLGHYAALGEDKVHAFTQMVSVLDFELNTQVALFADEKTLEAAKRRSYQSGVLEGKDMAKVFAWMRPNDLIWNYWVNNYLLGNEPPAFDILFWNNDTTRLPAALHGELVEMFKTNPLTRAGALEVSGTPIDLKQVTCDFYCVAGLSDHITPWEACYRSARLLGGKCEFILSNSGHIQSILNPPGNPKARFMTGPELSTDPKTWQENASKHADSWWLHWQNWLAERSGKTRKAPTALGSKAHPAAEAAPGTYVHER, encoded by the coding sequence ATGACCCAGAAGAAGAACAACGATCTGCCTCAGCAAGCCGCGGAAAACACACTCAACCTCAACCCGGTGATCGGCATTCGCGGCAAGGACCTGCTTACGTCTGCCCGCATGGTGCTGCTGCAAGCGATCAAGCAGCCCTTCCACAGTGCCAAGCACGTGACCCATTTCGGCCTGGAGCTGAAGAACGTGCTGCTTGGCAAGTCCGAACTCAAGCCGGCCGACGATGATCGTCGCTTCAACGACCCGGCCTGGAGCCAGAACCCGCTCTACCGCCGCTACCTGCAGACCTACCTGGCCTGGCGCAAGGAACTGCATTCATGGATCGGCGACAGCGACCTGTCGGCCCAGGACATCAGCCGCGGCCAGTTCGTCATCAACCTGATGACCGAGGCCATGGCGCCGACCAACACGCTGTCCAACCCGGCGGCGGTCAAACGCTTCTTCGAGACCGGCGGCAAGAGCCTGCTCGACGGCCTCACCCACCTGGCCAAGGACCTGGTGAACAACGGCGGCATGCCCAGCCAGGTGAACATGGAAGCCTTCGAGGTCGGCAAGAACCTGGCCCTGACCGAAGGCGCAGTGGTGTTCCGCAACGACGTACTGGAACTGATCCAGTACAAGCCGATCACCGAGAGCGTGCACGAGCGCCCGCTGCTGGTGGTGCCGCCGCAGATCAACAAGTTCTACGTCTTCGACCTGTCGCCGGAGAAGAGCCTGGCGCGCTTCTGCCTGCGCAACAGCGTGCAGACCTTCATCGTCAGCTGGCGCAACCCGACCAAGGCGCAGCGCGAGTGGGGCCTGACCACCTACATCGAGGCGCTCAAGGAAGCCATCGACGTGGTCCTGGCCATCACCGGCAGCAAGGACCTGAACATGCTCGGCGCCTGCTCCGGCGGCATCACCACCGTGACGCTGCTGGGCCACTACGCGGCCCTGGGCGAGGACAAGGTGCACGCCTTCACCCAGATGGTCAGCGTGCTCGACTTCGAGCTGAACACCCAGGTCGCGCTGTTCGCCGACGAGAAGACCCTGGAGGCCGCCAAGCGCCGCTCGTACCAGTCCGGCGTGCTGGAAGGCAAGGACATGGCCAAGGTGTTCGCCTGGATGCGCCCCAACGACCTGATCTGGAACTACTGGGTCAACAACTACCTGCTGGGCAACGAGCCGCCGGCCTTCGACATCCTGTTCTGGAACAACGACACCACCCGCCTGCCAGCCGCGCTGCACGGCGAGCTGGTGGAGATGTTCAAGACCAACCCGCTGACCCGCGCAGGCGCCCTGGAAGTGTCCGGCACGCCAATCGACCTCAAGCAGGTCACCTGCGATTTCTACTGCGTGGCCGGCCTGTCCGACCACATCACGCCCTGGGAAGCCTGCTACCGCTCCGCGCGGCTGCTGGGTGGCAAGTGTGAATTCATCCTGTCCAACAGCGGGCACATCCAGAGCATCCTCAACCCGCCGGGCAACCCCAAGGCACGCTTCATGACCGGACCGGAGCTTTCCACCGATCCGAAGACCTGGCAGGAAAACGCCAGCAAGCACGCCGACTCCTGGTGGCTGCACTGGCAGAACTGGCTGGCCGAGCGCTCGGGCAAGACCCGCAAGGCGCCTACCGCACTGGGCAGCAAGGCCCACCCGGCCGCCGAAGCCGCCCCCGGAACCTACGTACACGAACGATGA
- a CDS encoding SPOR domain-containing protein, with protein MAKKKPAPKRGASRYQAPAKKSSVPGWVWLVAGLAIGGFIMFLMKLEPGRNDVKREKPEAPKAVVGSNKPSGTVQQQQSGAPTGVKPKYDFYTLLPGSEVAVPPEAVPPPAKPAQPQQPPTVVATKEEAEKIDTQRALAALSGQNPPPPAVVKPAATPATPATAAATTPTATAQKQAQPPATPTAPAKPTPPPAVAATQYYLQAGSFRKQSDADHLRAQIIMMGQNARVESGTVRDETWYRVMVGPYGDRTKASAAQKQLAGNGFSNLLLQQRQTR; from the coding sequence ATGGCGAAGAAGAAACCCGCTCCCAAGCGCGGCGCCAGCCGCTACCAGGCCCCGGCCAAGAAGAGTTCGGTCCCCGGCTGGGTCTGGCTGGTCGCCGGCCTGGCCATCGGCGGCTTCATCATGTTCCTGATGAAGCTGGAGCCGGGTCGCAACGACGTCAAACGCGAGAAGCCCGAGGCGCCCAAGGCCGTCGTGGGCTCCAACAAGCCGTCGGGCACCGTGCAGCAGCAACAGTCCGGCGCGCCGACCGGGGTGAAGCCCAAGTACGACTTCTACACCCTGCTGCCAGGCTCGGAAGTTGCGGTACCGCCGGAGGCCGTACCGCCGCCGGCCAAGCCTGCGCAACCGCAGCAACCGCCGACCGTGGTCGCCACCAAGGAAGAAGCCGAGAAGATCGACACCCAGCGCGCCCTGGCCGCCCTGAGCGGACAGAATCCGCCGCCGCCCGCGGTGGTCAAGCCCGCCGCTACTCCGGCAACCCCGGCTACCGCTGCCGCCACCACCCCGACGGCGACGGCACAGAAGCAGGCGCAGCCCCCGGCAACCCCGACCGCACCGGCCAAGCCCACGCCGCCGCCGGCCGTGGCCGCCACCCAGTACTACCTGCAGGCCGGCTCGTTCCGTAAGCAGTCCGACGCCGACCACCTGCGCGCACAGATCATCATGATGGGCCAGAACGCCCGCGTGGAATCCGGCACCGTGCGCGACGAAACCTGGTACCGGGTGATGGTCGGCCCCTATGGCGACCGCACCAAGGCCTCGGCCGCGCAGAAGCAACTGGCCGGCAACGGCTTCAGCAATCTGCTGTTACAGCAGCGCCAGACCCGCTGA